In Chiroxiphia lanceolata isolate bChiLan1 chromosome 2, bChiLan1.pri, whole genome shotgun sequence, a single genomic region encodes these proteins:
- the PSPC1 gene encoding paraspeckle component 1 isoform X7 yields the protein MAANRNLKQVRIENSSPAAPLGMVGGGGGGGGNLKGLRGLETESEAAAAMALAPSKEGGGDEEQEGGFTIDIKSFLKPGEKSYTQRCRLFVGNLPTDITEEDFKRLFERYGEPSEVFINRDRGFGFIRLESRTLAEIAKAELDGTILKSRPLRIRFATHGAALTVKNLSPVVSNELLEQAFSQFGPVERAVVVVDDRGRATGKGFVEFAAKPPARKALERCSDGAFLLTTTPRPVVVEPMEQFDDEDGLPEKLMQKTQQYHKEREQPPRFAQPGTFEFEYASRWKALDEMEKQQREQVDRNIREAKEKLEAEMEAARHEHQLMLMRQDLMRRQEELRRLEELRNQELQKRKQIQLRHEEEHRRREEEMLRQREQEELRRQQEGGFKPNFMDNL from the exons ATGGCCGCGAATAGGAACTTGAAACAAGTGCGGATCGAGAATAGCTCCCCAGCGGCGCCGCTGGGCATGGTGGggggtggcggcggcggcggcggcaaCCTGAAAGGATTGCGGGGCCTAGAAACGGAGAgtgaggcggcggcggccaTGGCGCTGGCGCCGAGCAAAGAAGGTGGCGGagatgaggagcaggagggtggcTTCACCATCGATATCAAGAGCTTTCTCAAACCTGGAGAGAAGAGCTACACTCAGCGCTGCCGGCTGTTCGTGGGGAATCTGCCTACGGATATCACCGAGGAGGATTTCAAGCGCCTCTTCGAGCGCTACGGGGAGCCCAGCGAGGTCTTCATCAATCGGGACCGTGGCTTCGGCTTCATCCGCCTG GAATCTAGGACCCTGGCTGAAATAGCGAAGGCAGAACTTGATGGTACTATTTTGAAGAGCAGACCACTTCGAATTCGATTTGCTACACACGGAGCTGCCTTAACTGTCAAGAATCTTTCACCTGTGGTTTCTAATGAGCTGCTGGAACAAGCATTCTCTCAATTCGGGCCAGTGGAAAGAGCGGTTGTTGTAGTAGATGATCGTGGCAGAGCTACAGGAAAAGGTTTCGTAGAGTTTGCAGCAAAACCTCCAGCACGAAAAGCTCTAGAAAGATGCAGTGATGGGGCATTCTTGCTAACAAC aACACCTCGACCTGTTGTTGTAGAACCAATGGAGCAATTTGATGATGAAGATGGACTCCCAGAGAAGCTAATGCAAAAAACACAACAGTACCACAA GGAAAGAGAACAACCTCCACGTTTTGCTCAACCTGGAACATTTGAGTTTGAGTATGCTTCACGGTGGAAGGCTCTTGATGAGATGGAAAAGCAACAGCGTGAACAGGTTGACAGGAACATTAGAGAAGCCAAAGAGAAACTAGAGGCAGAAATGGAAGCAGCTAGGCATGAGCATCAGTTAATGCTGATGAGGCAAG ATCTCATGCGTCGTCAGGAAGAATTGAGGCGTTTGGAAGAACTTCGAAATCAAGAACTTCAAAAACGCAAGCAGATACAATTGAG aCATGAAGAGGAACATAGACGTCGTGAAGAAGAGATGCTACGTCAGAGGGAACAGGAGGAATTACGGCGTCAGCAGGAAGGAGGATTTAAGCCAAATTTCATGGACAAT cTTTGA
- the PSPC1 gene encoding paraspeckle component 1 isoform X6, with the protein MAANRNLKQVRIENSSPAAPLGMVGGGGGGGGNLKGLRGLETESEAAAAMALAPSKEGGGDEEQEGGFTIDIKSFLKPGEKSYTQRCRLFVGNLPTDITEEDFKRLFERYGEPSEVFINRDRGFGFIRLESRTLAEIAKAELDGTILKSRPLRIRFATHGAALTVKNLSPVVSNELLEQAFSQFGPVERAVVVVDDRGRATGKGFVEFAAKPPARKALERCSDGAFLLTTTPRPVVVEPMEQFDDEDGLPEKLMQKTQQYHKEREQPPRFAQPGTFEFEYASRWKALDEMEKQQREQVDRNIREAKEKLEAEMEAARHEHQLMLMRQDLMRRQEELRRLEELRNQELQKRKQIQLRHEEEHRRREEEMLRQREQEELRRQQEGGFKPNFMDNLPRRLHASQ; encoded by the exons ATGGCCGCGAATAGGAACTTGAAACAAGTGCGGATCGAGAATAGCTCCCCAGCGGCGCCGCTGGGCATGGTGGggggtggcggcggcggcggcggcaaCCTGAAAGGATTGCGGGGCCTAGAAACGGAGAgtgaggcggcggcggccaTGGCGCTGGCGCCGAGCAAAGAAGGTGGCGGagatgaggagcaggagggtggcTTCACCATCGATATCAAGAGCTTTCTCAAACCTGGAGAGAAGAGCTACACTCAGCGCTGCCGGCTGTTCGTGGGGAATCTGCCTACGGATATCACCGAGGAGGATTTCAAGCGCCTCTTCGAGCGCTACGGGGAGCCCAGCGAGGTCTTCATCAATCGGGACCGTGGCTTCGGCTTCATCCGCCTG GAATCTAGGACCCTGGCTGAAATAGCGAAGGCAGAACTTGATGGTACTATTTTGAAGAGCAGACCACTTCGAATTCGATTTGCTACACACGGAGCTGCCTTAACTGTCAAGAATCTTTCACCTGTGGTTTCTAATGAGCTGCTGGAACAAGCATTCTCTCAATTCGGGCCAGTGGAAAGAGCGGTTGTTGTAGTAGATGATCGTGGCAGAGCTACAGGAAAAGGTTTCGTAGAGTTTGCAGCAAAACCTCCAGCACGAAAAGCTCTAGAAAGATGCAGTGATGGGGCATTCTTGCTAACAAC aACACCTCGACCTGTTGTTGTAGAACCAATGGAGCAATTTGATGATGAAGATGGACTCCCAGAGAAGCTAATGCAAAAAACACAACAGTACCACAA GGAAAGAGAACAACCTCCACGTTTTGCTCAACCTGGAACATTTGAGTTTGAGTATGCTTCACGGTGGAAGGCTCTTGATGAGATGGAAAAGCAACAGCGTGAACAGGTTGACAGGAACATTAGAGAAGCCAAAGAGAAACTAGAGGCAGAAATGGAAGCAGCTAGGCATGAGCATCAGTTAATGCTGATGAGGCAAG ATCTCATGCGTCGTCAGGAAGAATTGAGGCGTTTGGAAGAACTTCGAAATCAAGAACTTCAAAAACGCAAGCAGATACAATTGAG aCATGAAGAGGAACATAGACGTCGTGAAGAAGAGATGCTACGTCAGAGGGAACAGGAGGAATTACGGCGTCAGCAGGAAGGAGGATTTAAGCCAAATTTCATGGACAAT
- the PSPC1 gene encoding paraspeckle component 1 isoform X5: protein MAANRNLKQVRIENSSPAAPLGMVGGGGGGGGNLKGLRGLETESEAAAAMALAPSKEGGGDEEQEGGFTIDIKSFLKPGEKSYTQRCRLFVGNLPTDITEEDFKRLFERYGEPSEVFINRDRGFGFIRLESRTLAEIAKAELDGTILKSRPLRIRFATHGAALTVKNLSPVVSNELLEQAFSQFGPVERAVVVVDDRGRATGKGFVEFAAKPPARKALERCSDGAFLLTTTPRPVVVEPMEQFDDEDGLPEKLMQKTQQYHKEREQPPRFAQPGTFEFEYASRWKALDEMEKQQREQVDRNIREAKEKLEAEMEAARHEHQLMLMRQDLMRRQEELRRLEELRNQELQKRKQIQLRHEEEHRRREEEMLRQREQEELRRQQEGGFKPNFMDNQRYLEKASFFAVTSPESAS, encoded by the exons ATGGCCGCGAATAGGAACTTGAAACAAGTGCGGATCGAGAATAGCTCCCCAGCGGCGCCGCTGGGCATGGTGGggggtggcggcggcggcggcggcaaCCTGAAAGGATTGCGGGGCCTAGAAACGGAGAgtgaggcggcggcggccaTGGCGCTGGCGCCGAGCAAAGAAGGTGGCGGagatgaggagcaggagggtggcTTCACCATCGATATCAAGAGCTTTCTCAAACCTGGAGAGAAGAGCTACACTCAGCGCTGCCGGCTGTTCGTGGGGAATCTGCCTACGGATATCACCGAGGAGGATTTCAAGCGCCTCTTCGAGCGCTACGGGGAGCCCAGCGAGGTCTTCATCAATCGGGACCGTGGCTTCGGCTTCATCCGCCTG GAATCTAGGACCCTGGCTGAAATAGCGAAGGCAGAACTTGATGGTACTATTTTGAAGAGCAGACCACTTCGAATTCGATTTGCTACACACGGAGCTGCCTTAACTGTCAAGAATCTTTCACCTGTGGTTTCTAATGAGCTGCTGGAACAAGCATTCTCTCAATTCGGGCCAGTGGAAAGAGCGGTTGTTGTAGTAGATGATCGTGGCAGAGCTACAGGAAAAGGTTTCGTAGAGTTTGCAGCAAAACCTCCAGCACGAAAAGCTCTAGAAAGATGCAGTGATGGGGCATTCTTGCTAACAAC aACACCTCGACCTGTTGTTGTAGAACCAATGGAGCAATTTGATGATGAAGATGGACTCCCAGAGAAGCTAATGCAAAAAACACAACAGTACCACAA GGAAAGAGAACAACCTCCACGTTTTGCTCAACCTGGAACATTTGAGTTTGAGTATGCTTCACGGTGGAAGGCTCTTGATGAGATGGAAAAGCAACAGCGTGAACAGGTTGACAGGAACATTAGAGAAGCCAAAGAGAAACTAGAGGCAGAAATGGAAGCAGCTAGGCATGAGCATCAGTTAATGCTGATGAGGCAAG ATCTCATGCGTCGTCAGGAAGAATTGAGGCGTTTGGAAGAACTTCGAAATCAAGAACTTCAAAAACGCAAGCAGATACAATTGAG aCATGAAGAGGAACATAGACGTCGTGAAGAAGAGATGCTACGTCAGAGGGAACAGGAGGAATTACGGCGTCAGCAGGAAGGAGGATTTAAGCCAAATTTCATGGACAAT CAAAGGTATTTGGAAAAAGCATCCTTCTTCGCAGTTACATCCCCTGAGAGTGCTTCATAA